In the genome of Telluria mixta, the window GCCTTGTCGTCCGACGCGCCGCGCGCGTAGAACACGCCGTTTTCCTCGACGAGCTTGAACGGATCGCGCGTCCAGTCCGCCCGGTTGGCTTCGACCACGTCGATATGGGCCAGCATCAGCAGCGGCGTCCTGCTGCCGTCGCCCTTCAGGCGCGCCACCAGGTTGCCCTTGGTCGGACCGCCCGGCGGCACGATGATGCGGACGTCCGCATCGCGATAGCCCGCGGCCTTCAGGTGCCTGGCCATCTTCGTCGCCGCCACCGTGCACGAGCCGCTGGAATTCGTCGTGTTGGTCTCGACCAGTTCCTGGTAGATCCCGCGCAGCTGCTTCTGCGGCGGCGTCAGGTCGGCGCCATGTGCCAGCGGGATGGCGCTGCCGAGCGAGGAGAAAACCAGTAACCAGTGCGCGCGTTTCATGTCGTCCCTGTCGATGAGTGGAATGGCACCGACAGAATATCAGGCATTGCCCTGCCCCAGCCAGGCAAAAAAAAGGCCGTCCCGCAGGACGGCCCGTCATCACACGCGGCGCACGGAGACGCCGCGTCAGCACATCATCAGAACTTGTAGCGCGCGCCCAGCATGTAGCGCGGGCCGCCGGTCGTGACCTGCAGCACCTGCTGGTCGCTGCGGCCGTGCGTGCGCTGGGTCGAGTCGGTCAGGTTGATCGCCTCGAGCGACACGGACAGGTTCTTGTTGACGTTGTAGCCGATCGACAGGTCGGTCTGGCCGTACGGCTCGACGTACTGCGGGTTCGGCTTGCCGTTGTCGGCCACGTTCGCCAGGAACTCGCCGCGCCAGTTGTACGCCAGGCGGACCGACCACTTGTCGTCCTCGTAGATACCGACCAGGTTGGCGGAGTTCGACAGGCCGACGAGCGCGAACTGGTTACCCGTGCCCAGGTTGTCGTACTTGAGGTCCGACTTCACGTACGTGTAGTTCGCCTGGAAGCCGAGGCCGTTGCTGAACATGTGCTGCCAGTTGATCTCCGCACCCTTCAGCGAGGCCTTCTTCTGGTTGATGTACGTCGTGATCTGGTACGGCAGCGCCGGGTCGCCCTGCACGCCGGTGATCGTACCGGTGTAGTGACCTTCGCCGTTGATGCCCGTCGACGTCACGCCCGGCTGGCCGTTGTAGTTCTTCAGGATGTAGTCGCGCATGCAGAGCGTGTCGGTCGCCACGCAGCCCGACGCGATCGCCGCCTTCCAGTAGCCGCCGCCCACCGGGGTCAGTGCCGTCGGCGACGGCGACGTCACGACGGTCTGGCCGGCGTAGTCCGACAGGTCCTTGTGGAACGCGCCCACCGACACCATGCTCTGTTTCGTGTAGTACCACTCGGCCGACAGGTCCAGGTTCTTCGACTTCACCGGCGTCAGCGCCGGGTTGCCGCTGCTGCCCGTCACGCCCGTCACGCCCGCCGTCGAGCTGTACGTGGTACCGCCCTGGATCTGGTCGTAGCGCGGACGGCCGATCGACACGCCGTAGCTCGCGCGCACCTTCAGGTCGTCACGCACGTCCATGTCCCAGTCCACGGTCGGCAGGAAGTTGCTGTACTTGCCGTGCTGGGTCTGGAAGACCTGGTTGCCGAACGTGATCGGCAGTTCGTTCTGCGAGATCCAGCGCACGGCCACCGGCAGCTTCGCGAGACCGGTCGAGGCGACGTCGGTCTTCTCGTAGCGGAAGCCGATACCGGTGTGCATCGGCAGCGCCGTATCCCAGTCGGTGTTGAACTGCAGGTACAGCGCCTTGGTCTTCTCGATCGTCGTGCGGTCGAAGCTGGGGCTCGCGAGGCTCGGGGTGTAGCCGGCCTGGTCGCCCGTGACCTTGATCGCGTTGTCGCGCACCTTGGCGAAGTCGAACAGCATGAACTGGTTGTACAGGCGCGGATCGCCCGAACCACCCAGCTTGCTGAAGTACTGGCTGATGGTGTCGGCATGCCACAGGCTCTGGTCATAGTCGACGCCCGCGTTGTTCGACGTGCCGCCGGCCCACGAGTCGCGCTGCACCTGCTGGAACACCGAGTGGTTGTTGACCTTCGTGTGCGACAGGCCGAAGTTCAGGTTCGACGATTCGAACAGCTTCAGGCTGCCGCCGGCCTGGATCTGGTCGATCTTCATCTTGTTCAGGCCATCCTGGAACCACGAACCCGTCACCTGGTTCGGCGACGCCTGGTAGTTGGCACCGCCCGGGATGACGAGGATCGGCATCTCCTGGGTGAAGTCGACGCCGGTGGTGTTGCGCGAGAACGTGGCGGTCGCGAGGTCGTTGTTCGAGCCGAACGGGCTGTCCTTCTCGGCCTTGGCCTGCGAATGGTGCATGTCCAGCGACAGGCGCAGGGCCGGCGAAACGCGCCACTGCGTGTTGAAGCCGATCGAGTCCAGGGTCGACTTGGTGGCGAAGTTACCGCCA includes:
- a CDS encoding TonB-dependent receptor; amino-acid sequence: MLHTKRVFTHHLNTRHRLISLAVASACAALVAPAFAQDASNGASNGIASPNDPAVTAPVQGVAANTVVVKGIRASMQSTLNLKRNSDGIVDGIVADDIGKFPDTNLAESLQRISGVSIDRSRGEGANVTVRGVGPDLNVVLLNGRQMPTASLADQAGRAFDFSNLASEAVSQIQVYKSARADTPPGGIGATLNIMTGRPLDLGNQASIGVKGVYDKSNNNLPSIDAGKKVTPEVSGLYSTTWNDGMFGLAVTGSYQSRNLGVNQAAITNGWLGPFTGNTVSDDPGPIPVSGAGVTNPPKPSDIYLTPQNLSYFVRGSQRQRTNGQLTFQFRPVKELTTTLDYTYAQNKIQTKYHELSVWFNHPLNAQSSNWTNGPLASPIYYEEQVKNQDLAMNGGNFATKSTLDSIGFNTQWRVSPALRLSLDMHHSQAKAEKDSPFGSNNDLATATFSRNTTGVDFTQEMPILVIPGGANYQASPNQVTGSWFQDGLNKMKIDQIQAGGSLKLFESSNLNFGLSHTKVNNHSVFQQVQRDSWAGGTSNNAGVDYDQSLWHADTISQYFSKLGGSGDPRLYNQFMLFDFAKVRDNAIKVTGDQAGYTPSLASPSFDRTTIEKTKALYLQFNTDWDTALPMHTGIGFRYEKTDVASTGLAKLPVAVRWISQNELPITFGNQVFQTQHGKYSNFLPTVDWDMDVRDDLKVRASYGVSIGRPRYDQIQGGTTYSSTAGVTGVTGSSGNPALTPVKSKNLDLSAEWYYTKQSMVSVGAFHKDLSDYAGQTVVTSPSPTALTPVGGGYWKAAIASGCVATDTLCMRDYILKNYNGQPGVTSTGINGEGHYTGTITGVQGDPALPYQITTYINQKKASLKGAEINWQHMFSNGLGFQANYTYVKSDLKYDNLGTGNQFALVGLSNSANLVGIYEDDKWSVRLAYNWRGEFLANVADNGKPNPQYVEPYGQTDLSIGYNVNKNLSVSLEAINLTDSTQRTHGRSDQQVLQVTTGGPRYMLGARYKF